GGTTTTATCTGATGTTGGATCATCGTTGGGAAGATGCAATTGTCTTTCTTGAAAAAATATTGCAGGAAAATCCAGATGCCGAAAGAATTCACAACCATCTGGCGAGTTGTTACTTCCAGGTGGATAAAAAAGAGGAGGCCATCCGTCATATTGAAAAAATTGCGCAATTAAAACCTGATGACTTTAGCATTCATTATACCCTTGGAAATATTTATGCCAGTGAAGGTAATGAAATGGGAGCTATTTCAGAATACGAACGTGCTAATTCATCTGAAATGGATGGCATTGATAAGGGTTTTGTGTCTGATATGCTGCACCGTCTGGCAAGTAGTTATATGAAACATGGGGAAATAGAAAATGCAGCGAATATTTACCATAAAATACTTGATTTAAAATTAACTGATGAACCGGTTAAAATTCATTATAATCTCGGGCAAATCTATGTTGATGCGAAGAGAGTGAAGGAAGCTATTGAAGAGTTTGTTAAAGCAAAAAAATACAGACCTCATGCCGAACCTGTCTGTTTTTATCTTGCACTGTGTTACGAGGAATTGAAGAAATACGACAAGGCAATTGCAGAGCTCAAATCATTTATTGAATATGATCCGGATGCCTGGCTTATGCGAATTAATTTATCAAATATCTACGAAAGAGTTAAACAGTATGAAAATGCTGAATTTGAGAGAAATAAATCTTTAGTAATATTGGAAAGCCGTGTAAGTGGCGAGAGTAAAGACATAAGAGAATATATTACGTTGAGTCAACTTTTACAGAGAAAAGGTAAAGAGAAAAAAGCGATAGAGACACTGGAGGCCGCAATTGCGAATGTCATAGATGGAGATGATAAGGCATTGGGTGAAGTCCGCTTTATGCTGGCGAATATATATTATGAGATGAATGACCATAATAATGTGATAGATGAATTAGAAAAAGTATTAGAAATGGATCCTGACAATCATCAGGCAAATAATTTTCTGGGTTATTTTTTTATTGAACAGGGGGTACAGTTAGACAGAGCTGTAGGTCTGATCAAAAAAGCTTTGAGTCTTAATCCTGAGAATGCCGCATATCTTGATAGTCTGGGTTGGGCATATTACAAACTGGCGAAAAAAGATGATGAAATGATGGAGCAGGCATTACAAAAGCTAATCGAAGCATCAAATTATGCACAAGATCCTGAAATTATGGGCCATCTTGGGGATGTTTATTTTTCTCTTGGATTTTGGGAAAAAGCAAAGAGTCAATGGGAGAATGCCATAGACTTATGGAAAGAGTCTGAGGTAGAAGCGCCTCCTCATCTAAAATATAAAACGGTCCGAGAGTTAAAAGCAAAGAGATCAATTCAAAACAAACTCCAAAAAATCCGAAACTTAAAGATGGTCGAAAGCTCAAAAGAGAAGGTGGAAACAGGAGAAAGAGTGGTTCGTAATCATGTCCATTAATATATAGTAAATGTTAATTGCGTGTTAATAATGGAAGGTAAATAAAAATGTCAGGACATTCAAAGTGGTCAACAATAAAGCATAAAAAGGGTGCTGCAGATGCAAAGAGGGGTAAGATATTTTCAAAACTCGCTAAGGCTATTACTTCTGCGGCAAGACAGGGTGGTGGAAACCCTGATATGAATTTAAAGCTGCAGTATGCTATTGATAGTGCTAAATCAGAAAATATGCCCAAGGATAATATTGAACGGGCAGTAATGAAGGGTACAGGAGAGTTAAACGCGGATTCAATTCTTTATGAATGCCTTTACGAAGGTTATGGTGTTAATGGTGTTGCTGTTATGGCAGAGATATTGACAGACAATAAGAACAGAACTGCGGCAGAGATAAGGAAAATATTTGAAATGTCCGGGGGGAATCTTGGTGAGTCAGGCTGTGTATCATGGATGTTTAAGCAGAAAGGTGTGATTACGATAGATTCCGGAGAAATTGAAGAGGACAAGTTGATGACGATTGTTCTTGATGCGGGTTGTGAAGACTTACAGGAAGAGGCTGGTAAATATGAGATTGACTGCGAAACAAAGGATTTTAATAATGTAAAAAAAGCACTACAGGATGCGGGTATAAAAATAGAGTCAGCTGATATCAGTTGGGTTGCCAACACATATATCGATCTTGATGAGGAAAAAGGCAGGAAGGTTATTTCTCTTATGGAAAAATTAGAGAATCATGATGATGTGCAGAACGTATATGCTAATTTTTCATTACCGGAAGGTTTTATGGCTGAGTTATAGCCTTTAAGATAGGGAAGATTGCTTCCCTTCACTAGAACTTCCATTTGACTTTGGAGATTTTTTCTTCTCTTCTTTAATATTAAGTAAATCAAGAATTTGCTCAGCTTCCAGGACTTCCTCTTCTTCGAGTTTCTTCGCGAGGAGATTGAGCTTGTCTCTGTTCTCTTCAATCAAAGACTTGGCTTTAGAGTAAGAACTTTTGATAATTTGTGATACTTCCGCATCAATATCTATCGCAGTTTTTTCACTGAACTCTTTTTCCTGTACAAGATCATGTCCAAGAAATACATTTCCTTGTTGCCTTCCAAATGTTTGAGGTCCAAGCTTGCTGCTCATACCAAATTTACAGACATAGTTCCTGGCTAATTTTGTTACTCTTTCCAGGTCGTTTTGAGCTCCGGTGGATAATTCATTAAAGACAATCTCTTCTGCGGCACGTCCCGCAAGAAGTACGCATATGGTATCTCGTATTTCAGATTCTCTGGTTAAGTATTTATCCTCAGTAGGCAATTGTAATGTGTAGCCCAGTGCCGCAGCTCCCCGTGCAACAATAGAAACTTTATGTACCGGGTCAGTATTAGGTAATATAGCGGCTACCAGAGTATGACCGGATTCATGATACGCGACAATACTTTTTTCCTCATTACTTATTACCCTGCTTTTTCTCTCAGGTCCGGCAATAACTCTTTCTATCGACTCCTCAAGCTCGGCCATTTCTACGAAACTTTTGTCACGACGCGCTGCAAGTAATGCTGCTTCGTTAATGACATTTGCGAGGTCAGCGCCCGAAAACCCGGGAGTACGCTTTGCTATCGTGTTGAGATTTCCGTTAGGTTCTATTTTAACGTCTTTAGCATGTACCTTTAAGATCTCTTCTCTTCCAATAAGATCAGGTCTATCGACAGTAACCTGCCTGTCGAATCTTCCCGGACGGAGTAACGCGTTGTCCAGAACGTCAGGTCTGTTTGTTGCGGCAATTATAATAACGCCACTATTTGATGTGAAGCCATCCATTTCGGCTAATAGCTGATTCAGTGTTTGTTCCCGTTCATCATGACCACCTCCTAAGCCCGTACCTCTCTGCCTTCCAACGCTGTCAAGCTCATCGATAAAAACGATGCAAGGGGCCTTCTGCTTAGCTTGTGAGAACATATCACGCACTCTGGCAGCCCCCATTCCAACAAACATTTCTACAAAGTCAGATCCGCTTATTGAGAAGAAAGGTACGCCGGACTCACCTGCAACCGCTTTTGCCAGAAGTGTTTTTCCTGTTCCCGGTGGTCCTATAAGCAAGACCCCTTTCGGGATCTTACCTCCCAGTTTTTGGAACTTTTGTGGGTATTTTAAGTACTCTATTATCTCTTCCAGCTCCTCTTTAGCTTCTTCACATCCGGCGACATCTGCAAAAGTAGTTTTTTTTGCGTCTTCCGCAGCATAAAGTTTAATCTTTGCTTTTCCGAAAGATGCAAAGGGGCTTCCCATCCCTCCAATTCTTTTTGATATGAAAAACCAGGCTATTCCAATAATTAAAAAAGGAAAGACCCACCACATAATCATATTTCTCAGGAAATTATTCTCTACTTCTCCCTTGAACTCAACATTTTTTTTCTCTAACTCGTTTACCAGTTCGATATCTTTAATAGGTACCGTGACAAAGGCAATCGGCCTCTCTTTATCAGATATTGCGCTTTCATAGTGTCCTTTAATCACTTTTTCTCCCACAGTGCAATCTACTATTTTTCCCGCAGTTAGATACTCCCTGAATTGGCTGTAAGAGATTTCACTGGCCTTAGGTGTCAAAAACATCTGTATAATATATAAAACTACTAGAAAAAGCAGGAGGTAGCCTATAGAAAAACCAGTCTTCTTGGTTTTCAGGTTTTTAGATTTTTTCTTTGGGGGCTTCTTGTCTGTGTCTCTCATTCAATTCATTATGATACAAGTGTTTACAGCGCACAACATATGTCTGTAAATATAACTCAATAAATGCGGATTATATGATAATATTTGCTTTTAGTCAAAGTAATAAATATTAGCGGAGAAAAAGATATACTTACTCGGTCGGATATCGCATCAACTTTTTTTGATCTTGATCTGTCGAATTATAGTGAGACAAACAGTGTGAAACAGGGTCAGCCATCGCATTTTAGCAAGCTTTTAACTAACCGGTTCAGGATTTTATTCTTCTTGCCTTTAACCTCATTGACAAAAGTCAGGTTCGTTGTTATTCTCTCTTAAACACCATTCACATATCAAATATAATTGCATGGTAAAGCTGAGATGTGTGTGTTCTTAACATTTAGGAGGTAATAGGTATGAATATTAGAAAATCATTTAGTATGTTAATTGCGGACTTGCAATTATAAGTTTTACTACCTTAGGCTATGCTTCGCTGGAAGAAGCCTCTCATTCTGATGATATTAAGTCTGAAACTGCATCTGAACAGGAAACTGCTAATGAAGAAACCGATTCAGCGCAATCTACAGAGGATATTCAGTACGGAGCTGAGCCAAAATTTGAGTCAGATGAACAAGCAGCTAAAGCAGAGGAAAAAGAGTAGTTTCTGGATCAGTTTAAAAAAGTAATATTCGGAAGTCAAAGCACCAATATATTTTTTAATCAACAAAACTTAGAGTTTAAACAGAAACACACACTGCT
This portion of the Candidatus Scalindua japonica genome encodes:
- a CDS encoding tetratricopeptide repeat protein — encoded protein: MPKTIIIVLLPFVFILAILFETTSAESQRNSDSSLLPHNGTGSYVDFCTGFYLMLDHRWEDAIVFLEKILQENPDAERIHNHLASCYFQVDKKEEAIRHIEKIAQLKPDDFSIHYTLGNIYASEGNEMGAISEYERANSSEMDGIDKGFVSDMLHRLASSYMKHGEIENAANIYHKILDLKLTDEPVKIHYNLGQIYVDAKRVKEAIEEFVKAKKYRPHAEPVCFYLALCYEELKKYDKAIAELKSFIEYDPDAWLMRINLSNIYERVKQYENAEFERNKSLVILESRVSGESKDIREYITLSQLLQRKGKEKKAIETLEAAIANVIDGDDKALGEVRFMLANIYYEMNDHNNVIDELEKVLEMDPDNHQANNFLGYFFIEQGVQLDRAVGLIKKALSLNPENAAYLDSLGWAYYKLAKKDDEMMEQALQKLIEASNYAQDPEIMGHLGDVYFSLGFWEKAKSQWENAIDLWKESEVEAPPHLKYKTVRELKAKRSIQNKLQKIRNLKMVESSKEKVETGERVVRNHVH
- a CDS encoding YebC/PmpR family DNA-binding transcriptional regulator; protein product: MSGHSKWSTIKHKKGAADAKRGKIFSKLAKAITSAARQGGGNPDMNLKLQYAIDSAKSENMPKDNIERAVMKGTGELNADSILYECLYEGYGVNGVAVMAEILTDNKNRTAAEIRKIFEMSGGNLGESGCVSWMFKQKGVITIDSGEIEEDKLMTIVLDAGCEDLQEEAGKYEIDCETKDFNNVKKALQDAGIKIESADISWVANTYIDLDEEKGRKVISLMEKLENHDDVQNVYANFSLPEGFMAEL
- the ftsH gene encoding ATP-dependent zinc metalloprotease FtsH, translating into MRDTDKKPPKKKSKNLKTKKTGFSIGYLLLFLVVLYIIQMFLTPKASEISYSQFREYLTAGKIVDCTVGEKVIKGHYESAISDKERPIAFVTVPIKDIELVNELEKKNVEFKGEVENNFLRNMIMWWVFPFLIIGIAWFFISKRIGGMGSPFASFGKAKIKLYAAEDAKKTTFADVAGCEEAKEELEEIIEYLKYPQKFQKLGGKIPKGVLLIGPPGTGKTLLAKAVAGESGVPFFSISGSDFVEMFVGMGAARVRDMFSQAKQKAPCIVFIDELDSVGRQRGTGLGGGHDEREQTLNQLLAEMDGFTSNSGVIIIAATNRPDVLDNALLRPGRFDRQVTVDRPDLIGREEILKVHAKDVKIEPNGNLNTIAKRTPGFSGADLANVINEAALLAARRDKSFVEMAELEESIERVIAGPERKSRVISNEEKSIVAYHESGHTLVAAILPNTDPVHKVSIVARGAAALGYTLQLPTEDKYLTRESEIRDTICVLLAGRAAEEIVFNELSTGAQNDLERVTKLARNYVCKFGMSSKLGPQTFGRQQGNVFLGHDLVQEKEFSEKTAIDIDAEVSQIIKSSYSKAKSLIEENRDKLNLLAKKLEEEEVLEAEQILDLLNIKEEKKKSPKSNGSSSEGKQSSLS